The nucleotide window TCGCGGCCGTGGCTCGCGTCGAGGGCGACGACGTCGGCGTCGGTCCGGACGACGACCAGCGAGGACGTGACGGCGGGCGTGGCGGCCGTCGAGGCGCGTTGCGTCCACTGCTGGGTGCCACGGGCGACGTCCCGGGCTTCGACGCCGCGCTGCCCGACGACGTACACCAGGCCGTTGCGCACGACCGGCGCGTACGGGCCGGCGAACACGCTCGTCGAGCGCCAGTCCTCTCGGTCCTGGAGCGGGTTGATCGCGACGACGTCGCGGTTGCCGTCGCCGGCCCGGGTCACGACGACGATCCGGCTCTCGGTGGTCGCGGGCGGGGCGGCGATCTCGCCGTCGATCGACCGCGAGTAGCGCTCGCTTCCGTCGGCGACGTCGACTTCGACCAGGCGTTCGGGCCCACCGCTGACGATCCGATCGGAGAGTCGCGGCCGGGGGACGAGCGCGCGCTCGTTGGAGACGTCCGCTCGCCAGTCCTCTTCGCCCGTCACCGGGTTGAGCGCGACGAGATAGCCCGTTCGCGTGGCGACGACCAGTCGGCGCGTGCCGTCGGTGTCGCGATGCAGCGTCGGCGGCCCGGTCGCCGCCGTCCCCAGATCGACCGACCAGACGACGCGGCCGGTGTCCGCCGCGAGCGCGAACAGCGAGGGCTGGTCGTCGCGATACCCCTTGAGCGCGGCGAAGACCAGCCCGTCGCTGACGATCGGCGCGAACGTCTCGCCCGGGAGTTCGTGACTCCAGACCCGGCGTGGCTGTGCGCGCAACTCGGTGGCCTCGTCCGCCGTGGCAGAGTTCGATCCCGCGTACCGAAAGGTCGGGAACGCGGTCTCGGTGCCCGCCGCCGCCAGGCGGTCCGCTCCCTGGGGTCGCGGCCCGGTGGTCTCGACCGGGTCGGCGGTCAGGGCCGCCGTCGGAGAGCCGACGGTCGCGTTCGTCCCGTTCGTCTCGTTCGCCGGGGCCCCGTCGTCGCCGTCGAGACAGCCAGCGCCGATCGCCATCGTCCCCGCGAGGCCGGCGAGCAGGGCCCGCCGTGTCGTGTGTCGCTCCACCATGGGCGTGTGGTCGCAGGCCCCTCCCATCAACATGGCGGTGGGGCGGCGCTCGCGTTCCGGCCGTCCATCCGTGACTCGGGGGCGGCGAGAAGGGCCGCGACCGATCCGCCGAACCGACGGTATATACGCCCGCGCCCGGTACGGGGCGGCCATGACCGACGTGACGATCGTCGACGGCTACGTCGACGAGCCGGCCCACTTCGGCGTGCCGCCCTACATCTCGACGTATCCGCGGTACGTCGCGGGCGCGCTCGTGGACGCGGGCGTCGAGAGACGTGCGATCACTTACCACACGATCGACGCGCTCAGAGAGGAGCGCCAGCGCTGGGGTGACGTCGCGGACGCCGACCTCGTGGTGTACGTCGGCGGGATGACCGTCCCGGGCCAGTACGTCGGCGGGACGCCTGCCACTCCCGAGGAGGCCCGCGAAGTGGCCTGGACCGCCGACGGGACGACACTCATGGGCGGGCCGGTTCGATTCGGGGTGGGCGACACCGAGGGGCGCACCGAGACCGAACGCGACGACCTGGACTTCGATTACGTCGCGGGCGCGGACGTCGAGGCCGCCGCTCACGACCTCGCTCTCAACGACCTGTCGGGCGTCGAACACCGCTATCGCGACCTCGAAGAATCCTCCCGGTGGGCCCGCGAGGGCGCCTTTATCGTCGAGCAACACCCCACCCATCCCGACTACCTGATCTGTGAGATCGAGACCGGGCGGGGGTGTGCCTACCGGTGTTCCTTTTGTACCGAACCGCTGTACGGCGACGCGACCTTCCGGGACGCCGAATCGATCGTCGACGAAGTCGACGCGCTGGCCGACCACGGCGTCCGATCCTTTCGCCTGGGCCGACAGGCCGATCTGCTCGCGTACGATCACGGGCGAAAACCGAACCCAGCGGCCATCGAACGGCTCTACCGGGGGATCCGTGCGGCCGTCCCCGATCTGGAGACGTTGCATCTCGACAACGTCAACCCCCGGACGATCGTGGAGTTCCCCGAGCGATCGCGCGAGGCGCTGGCGACCATCGCGGAGTACAACACGGCGGGCGACACCGCGGCGTTCGGCCTCGAATCGGCCGATCCCGTCGTGCAGGACGAAAACGATCTGCAGGTCTCCGCCGACGAGTGTTTCCGGGCGATCGAAATCGTCAACGAGGTCGCTGGCTGGCGCCCCGAGACGGGCGACGACACGACGCGCCTTCCGAAACTCCTCCCGGGGATCAACCTGCTCCACGGGCTGAAGGGCGAACGCGAGGAGACGTTCGCGCACAACCAGCGGTTTCTGGAGCGGGTGCTCGACGCGGGCCTGATGGTCCGGCGGATCAACGTCCGGCAGGTGATGACCTTCGAAGGCACCGAGATGGCCGAGGTGGGGACGGAGATTGCGGTCGCCAACCAGGACCGCTTCCGGGCGTACAAACGCGAAATTCGGGAGACGGTCGATCGGCCGATGCTCGAACGGGTCGTCCCGCCGGGGACCGTTCTGGAGGACGTTCACCTCGAATACCACGAGGAGGGCACGACGTTCGGCCGCCAACTCGGGACGTACCCGCTGCTGGTCGGGATTCCGGGCGAGCGCGATCTGGGTCGGACCCTCGATATCGCGATCACCGACCACGGCTTCCGGTCGGTGACGGGCGTGCCCTACCCGCTCGACGCGAACGCGGCCTCGATGGACGAACTTGCCACGCTGCCGGGTGTCACGCGCTCTCGGGCGGGCGACCTCGTGGTCGATCGCCCGTACGAATCGCCCGACGACGTGCCGGGCGTCCTCGATCCGTTCGTCCGCGTGGGGTGAGGAGGTCAAATCCCGGAACACTCTTTGTCGTCACGCGCCTTAGATGAGCCAATGGACGCTCATCGGGGGGTGAGCGTCGTCCTGCCGGCGTACAACGAGGCCGACCGCATCGCTGAGACCGTCGCGGTCACCGTCGAGACGCTGGAGGCGTACGATCCCGCGGGCGGGTTCGAGGTCATCGTCGCTGAAGACGGCTGCGAGGACCGCACACCCGAGATCGCGGATCGACTCGCTCGCGAGGACGACCGCGTGCGACACGTCCACAGCGACGAACGCCTGGGTCGGGGCGGCGCTCTCGAACACGCATTCAGGGCCTCGACTGGCGAGACCGTCGCGTATCTCGACACCGATCTCGCGACCGACATGGTCCACCTCCAGGAGGTGGTGGGGTCGGTCCACGACGGCACCGCGGACATCGCGATCGGGTCGCGACTGACGCCCGGCGCGCAGGCCGACCGACCGCACAAACGCTCGATTCCGAGTCTGGGGTTCAACCTCCTCGTGCGGACGTTGATCGGGTCGACGGTCCAGGACCACCAGTGTGGGTTCAAGGCGTTCGATCGCGCGGTCTTGTTCGAGATCCTGGCGGACGTCGAGGACGAACACTGGTTCTGGGACACCGAGGTGCTCGTGCGCGCCCAGCGTGCGGGCTACGAGGTTCGGGAGATCGCCGTCGACTGGGAGCCAAAAGGCGACTCGAAAGTTGATCTCGTGCGTGACGTCTTCGGGATGGGCAGTCAGATCGCGCGGACGGCGTGGCAACTCCGGGTGAGCCCGAAGATTACGCCGCGGCGGTCGATGGCCGCGGGCACGCTGCTCGTGATCGCCGTCCTCCTCGTGATGCCCCAGTATCTGGACTTCGGGGCGGTCCTGGACGAACTCCGCCAGGCCGACCCCGCGCTGGTCGGTCTCGCGGCACTCGTCTACGTCACCTCCTGGCCGCTGCGCGGGACTCGGTACCGGGACATCCTCGTCAGACAGGGCTATCGCGAGGACTGGGCGTTCCTGACGGGCGCGATCTTCATCAGCCAGACGGGCAACCTGATCATCCCCGCCCGGATGGGTGACGCCATCCGC belongs to Halococcoides cellulosivorans and includes:
- a CDS encoding flippase-like domain-containing protein is translated as MDAHRGVSVVLPAYNEADRIAETVAVTVETLEAYDPAGGFEVIVAEDGCEDRTPEIADRLAREDDRVRHVHSDERLGRGGALEHAFRASTGETVAYLDTDLATDMVHLQEVVGSVHDGTADIAIGSRLTPGAQADRPHKRSIPSLGFNLLVRTLIGSTVQDHQCGFKAFDRAVLFEILADVEDEHWFWDTEVLVRAQRAGYEVREIAVDWEPKGDSKVDLVRDVFGMGSQIARTAWQLRVSPKITPRRSMAAGTLLVIAVLLVMPQYLDFGAVLDELRQADPALVGLAALVYVTSWPLRGTRYRDILVRQGYREDWAFLTGAIFISQTGNLIIPARMGDAIRAYVIKARRGVPYPSGAASLAVERVFDLLTIAVLAGVVLLGVIATGGADALVTALTEGVGLEAERQASAQVAMVAAAAVSLAVVGATIAILVSARTDRNYIGRVVHSLSEDSYARWVADQIRQFVGDVQVVTSDGRTFALVGTTSLAIWTIDVITAVLVLVAFDVAVAPATLLAVGFFAVSVGNLSKVLPLSPGGLGLYEGAFTVIVVALTGLGVPVALGAAILDHAVKNAVTVAGGLVSMLWLNVSLTEAVSEAPDVADEAAVTDD
- a CDS encoding outer membrane protein assembly factor BamB family protein, producing the protein MVERHTTRRALLAGLAGTMAIGAGCLDGDDGAPANETNGTNATVGSPTAALTADPVETTGPRPQGADRLAAAGTETAFPTFRYAGSNSATADEATELRAQPRRVWSHELPGETFAPIVSDGLVFAALKGYRDDQPSLFALAADTGRVVWSVDLGTAATGPPTLHRDTDGTRRLVVATRTGYLVALNPVTGEEDWRADVSNERALVPRPRLSDRIVSGGPERLVEVDVADGSERYSRSIDGEIAAPPATTESRIVVVTRAGDGNRDVVAINPLQDREDWRSTSVFAGPYAPVVRNGLVYVVGQRGVEARDVARGTQQWTQRASTAATPAVTSSLVVVRTDADVVALDASHGREQWRQTVGYAEDPPAPTIGGGTVYAGGYDTHRESMAIDLGSGRILWTAGLDSGWATTPPIPVDVGLFQGTGGSANKPYEIHAFTDWE
- a CDS encoding radical SAM protein encodes the protein MTDVTIVDGYVDEPAHFGVPPYISTYPRYVAGALVDAGVERRAITYHTIDALREERQRWGDVADADLVVYVGGMTVPGQYVGGTPATPEEAREVAWTADGTTLMGGPVRFGVGDTEGRTETERDDLDFDYVAGADVEAAAHDLALNDLSGVEHRYRDLEESSRWAREGAFIVEQHPTHPDYLICEIETGRGCAYRCSFCTEPLYGDATFRDAESIVDEVDALADHGVRSFRLGRQADLLAYDHGRKPNPAAIERLYRGIRAAVPDLETLHLDNVNPRTIVEFPERSREALATIAEYNTAGDTAAFGLESADPVVQDENDLQVSADECFRAIEIVNEVAGWRPETGDDTTRLPKLLPGINLLHGLKGEREETFAHNQRFLERVLDAGLMVRRINVRQVMTFEGTEMAEVGTEIAVANQDRFRAYKREIRETVDRPMLERVVPPGTVLEDVHLEYHEEGTTFGRQLGTYPLLVGIPGERDLGRTLDIAITDHGFRSVTGVPYPLDANAASMDELATLPGVTRSRAGDLVVDRPYESPDDVPGVLDPFVRVG